The region CCAAACCAAGCACAATACAAGCTGCGCCATAAACAGTTAATAATGTATGGCAACTTCTAATTATTTAAACcttattgttttatttttatatatgtaGGCAATACCAAAGTAGCAGTGATCAAATACATCTTGTGCATGAATCAAATACATCTTGTGCATGAAGATTTTGGTGTTGTTCTAGGCAAGAAGATACTCACTGTTTCTCCAGTGGCCTTGTTCTTGAAACCATATGCTCTGTTTTCTGTTCACAGAAGAAATTTTTTGACATGTTATGTCAAATTCTGGTGACTAATTTTCAGTAACAAGAATGACGATCATCCTAGAATTGGTTGGAAAGAAGATAACGGCGACAAAAAATATTTGTAAGAATTTAAGATGCAACTGACCTGCTCTGTATGTGGCAAATATTTCCCGTCGAATGTCAATACCACACGTTCCTTCCCATCAACTCCTTTAATTTTGTCAACCGAGCAGAAAAAATCTATCGCCGACATGCTAAACATAAAATAAACAAATACATAAATAACAGGAAAGAAAATCTTGGAAGTTAATATTTATAGAAAAACACATTCATGCCATTTATTAAGCATGTCCTATTTTATCACCTGTAAGATCAATCTCAGAAATCTTCTAAAATTACAATGATTATGCGGTTTATTAGAAGTATGATATGCTCATTTGATATGCATAAAATAACCTATTTATTTGAAATAAGAAGGCTTTAAGCCTTGAACTACTTCCAATTTTTTCACATAGCCACAATATTTGGAATTTTCGATGGAGTGAAACAACAGTATGATTGATGAATCATGTCACTCTGTCATAAATTTAGCAGAGAGAAGAAAAAAAACTTCTGTTTGTATATGaaattaaaaatagaaataagCCAAGATATATAATGATCTCTCTGTATGTTCATGGTTATCATATATGTGGGAACATTTTCTGAACTCGCTTAATAATTAATACTAAGATGATGAATCAAGGCCTTTTTTAGCACATCTTAAGCACTAATCATGCAGGGCAAGTATTTATCTAATTCATACTCACATTTAGGCTCTATTTAGGTAAACTATTAATTAAGTACTTATAGTACAAGCACTTTTCATATAAATGCATATCTATAACAAAAGATAACATAAAATCAAACTGCTTTATATAAGTTATAAGCGCTTTTCATAAACTATCCTCAAGAGCTTATGTAAATAAGCTGATATAGGCATGTCATGCCATAAGTTGTTCCCATATGCTCTCCCAAACAATCTCAATAGTCTTTATACTAGTAAATAAAttcaaataagtcaatccaaataGGCTAATCTAATTCACCTTTACTCTTCAACCACCGAAATATTTTATATTTAGTTACATTCACCGGTCTTAGATAGGTCTAAGACTCTAAATCGGACCTAGATCATCATTCATCAACCTCTACTTCCCAGGCATCAGGTTTCATTTTCAAATTCATGTCATGTGAATCACCTCAAGAAATCTGCAGATATATGATTTACACATGAATCTCATTGAAGAGACTTTTTATTCTGCACAAGCAGAACTTGCTCACCAAGTATTTCTCCAGTTAGGCTATGTTTGTATATCATTAAATGAACGGAGCAGAATGGAACGGAGCGGTATAGAACGAAATGAAAATTTCATTCTATTGTTTAGATATTTTAGGGTAGAGCAAGACAAATTTTTCATTCCGCCAAAATCAGAGGGGAAGAAATATGATGCTAATTGATGAAATGAAATTCATATCACTCCATTCTCCTCCGCTCCATCCAATTTTAATTAATCTAAAAAATAGAACCTCATTCCATATTATTCTATTCCGGTCCATTTTGCAATAACATACTTCCATATAATAATAACAACTCCAAGCTTGAAATTCAAGAAATAGCATATCAAGCACCAAACCATATATAGTAATTGATTATCACATGTTCGAGAAAATGATGTTTGTATAAACGAAAACTTACATCCCATCGCCATACTCCTCGTTGATAATTTCTTTGATGCTCTCACCAAAATGCATAACAGCTTCATTCAACCTAAGAAACACAAGATGAGCAAAACCCACAAAACATTAACCCTAACCCTAGTTTTCAATTTTAGGGATTTTATTAGTTTTCATAACAAATCTTAATTGGTAATTGGGGTCGTGAAGAGTACCGGTAAATAGTGGGGTCTTGGATGATATTAGGGTCATAAGACCTCAAAGGAGGTTTCATCATCTCATCGACAAGCTGTTTGGGCAGGTCGGGCAGTGCTGCCTGGAGTTTAGGGGCAGTTTCAGGTTTGAGCTGCGCTTGTCTTCTGAGAAGCTGAGCAACATAGACATTGGTGAGTCCTGTTTCATCTGCTAACTGAGTATAAGACTTACCACTTTGCTGCTTCAAATGTTGAAGTTGTGACACAATGCTTGCTTTGTTCTGTTCCATTTTGATGTTTGATACTATCAGATCAGATGAAGTGGTGAATTTATATGAGACGAGTTCTTGTCGTATGGTATCATGTCACGTACTCTATTATTAAGTGGGTGGATatcctaaaaaagaaaagaaatctAGTAATTTGTTTAGCCGACGCAAGAAACAAGCAAGATTGATGACTAGCAGCCACATTCATCATAATCTTAACCACTATTTTATCAATCAAGGTCTTATGGAATCATGCCATGTCTCTTACTTTGTTAAGTAAAGTGAATTCCACTCACCTTGATTTTTAAGAAGCTATACCCTACTAGCGCGAGAAATGGAATAGTACACTGAATGTTTAAATAGTGAATGATCTCTAAATCGTAGGGATTGAGATATTTATAACTACGATTTATGAGTCAAGTTATGTGTGAAGAATCGATTTCATCCGACTGTTTGGCTATGGTGTGAGAATTAGAAGACTTGTTCCTCCGTAAGAATAGGAAGAACAATTTCTTCCTTGGAGAAATGACAATAATCACTCCTTCAAGAATATATGGTCTGACACGTATTGACGCGATTACCACTTAATGGATATGAGTTTGGATTGAGCAACCCACATCCTAAGTGTGATGGATCATATCAGACAACCCATGACTCGCCATGTCATGCACGCCTGATTTGTCATGTGGCTCTTTATGACACTTTTGGAGATCGCTCTCTTTCAATGCCCAATTAAAGTTATCACATACCACAACCCCTTAAGCATGAGGCTTAGTAGGGGCAAAGTGATTTAAACAAGGTAGAAGACAATCTCTTTTTGGGCTAGAATCAAGGAAACAGGTCCCTCAAAGGGTGAGTCTCTCAAGCGTTACTGTGGGACGAGTCCCTCAAGTGTGCATGGGACAAGCTCCTCAAATGTGATTAGGGCAAGTCCCTTAAGTGATGCTTAGAAGACGAGTCCCTCAAGCATTACTCAGGGGCGAGTCCCTTAAACTAGGCTTAGAGGGTGAGTGTCTCAAGTGTGGGAAACACGTAAGACATTTAATGATGTGTTATGATGACTTTGTCATGGGAAGGCGCGAGTATTGTGAGTCGCTGACTAATATTAATTAGTTAAACCTAGGTTATAAATGTTATGCCACCCACTAATAGGTGAAACTCTACTACTTCATAATGATGCATACTTGACCTAGGCATCTGGTCTTATAAATGTGCAGATCTTGATTTCTCTTCTCACACGTTCTACATTCCTTTGAGAAACTAATTCGACTTTTCTTCTCCAAGTTTGGTTCTACCGTCACCAACTCACCATCATCACTAAACCACACTTAGGTATTGAACTTTTCATTTATCTTCTCTTTTTTGTGGATGTTGATTATTAGAGAGTTAGACGAAAATAACAATGTCATAGAACTTTCTACTCACTTGGGAATTGTGGAGACATTATGTGGAAAATGTGAGGTGCTTATATGAGACAGTCGACTATAAACTTGTAGAATTAGGAATATTTGGAAGTTACGATAATAGTTCTGATTCTAGTAGTTATAGTGATCTCGTTTTACCTTATTATTTCCCAAGACAAACAGTTCTTCAAAAAGCTTAGGAGTCAAAGCTTTTGAGACAATGCATACAACTGAGGAAAAAATGAGTTCCTTTCACAAGAACATAAACATGCTTGACTCACGTGATGAAGAAGGTGTCGTATTAGAATCCTATTTTGAGAAGGAGAGGGTTGACATGGCATCCCATGTTGACTCAAAAGTCCAGTTCCTTTACATGCATTTCCTTGTCATATATGACTTAGGTAGTGCTAATTCCTTTCACAGTGTTTGAATATAAGGTTCTTAAGATCATTAACGTTACCCTCTCTTAAATATCTGCCAACGGATGGGCCTTTATCAATGCATTTGAAAACATTTGTATTCACGTAGAAGTTACCCCTACAGTAGGCatcttattttcattttattgTACTAAGACGAAGATTAAGGGAGGATGGGTTACCCTAGGCACCCTGCATGGAAGGTTTCTTTTCACTCCTCACTCAAACTACTACAAAAACTGAAAATATAGGTTTGTGAGAGTGCGGGGGCGAGAAAACCATTCCATGATAATGTTTGAGGAGGAAGACGTAAATTGATTTCCTCTAAATTGGATGGACGACCCAGTGGCCATAAATGACTTTAGCCGTGACTACTTGAGCGAAACCGAGAGGGAGGTTGTCAGGATTTTGGTGGAGTTTCATATTATGGGCTATAGGGAAATGGTGGAGTATAACGAGAGTAACGGTCGGGAGAAAAAGATTGACAATTATTTGCGTAAGTTTGATGTTTGTTTAACCGTTGTAGTTAAACAGTTTACCTTACataatgtttttttttatttgtaGGGAGGACGGCCCCAATGAGCATTACTAAGAGGAAAGCTTGTCATGCTATAAAGAAAGCCGAGGGGGCAATAAGTGGTCTGATGACAGTTTGTCATTACATGATTTCTACAAGTATTTGCGATGAATTTGATGGAATATCAAGTTAAAGATGAGATAAATATGAAGAAATATGAATAAAGTGAAGAAGTTGAAGAAATAGATCAAAGCCAAGAAATTGGGAAGAAATTATGAAGAAACGAGCATTTTACAGCACAATTTACATCTTCACGTCTGTCTAGTAAATTGATCATATATGGAGTTTCGTAACTCGTTTTGAGACCAACTTTTTTTTGTAAAATGAAGCTAAAAGGAATATCTAGCTTCTGGAATAATTGCGTGTGCGGTGAAAAGTATCGTATGTGTGATGAAAAGTATCGT is a window of Lathyrus oleraceus cultivar Zhongwan6 chromosome 6, CAAS_Psat_ZW6_1.0, whole genome shotgun sequence DNA encoding:
- the LOC127092153 gene encoding cyanate hydratase, whose translation is MEQNKASIVSQLQHLKQQSGKSYTQLADETGLTNVYVAQLLRRQAQLKPETAPKLQAALPDLPKQLVDEMMKPPLRSYDPNIIQDPTIYRLNEAVMHFGESIKEIINEEYGDGIMSAIDFFCSVDKIKGVDGKERVVLTFDGKYLPHTEQKTEHMVSRTRPLEKQ